The DNA segment CCCTTCCCACACAGTTCACAGGTAAAAggactctctccagtgtgaattctcatgtgggcaTTAAGGAGTTTGTTCTCCGtaaaactccttccacactgatcacatacaaatggcttctctccagtgtgagttctcatgtgaaCCTTAAGACCGTTACTAAAtgagaaactcttcccacacagcttgcaggtgaaaggtttctctccagtgtgaattctaatgTGAACCTTAAGGCTTCCTTTGTgcctgaaactctttccacactgagggcaagtgtaaggtttctctccagtgtgaattctcatgtgggcaTTAAGGCAGTGTTTCTgcgtaaaactctttccacactgagcgcaCATTAACGGCTTCTTTTCATTGTGATTTATCATGTGAACCTTAAGACCGTTATTGAAtgagaaactcttcccgcacAGTTTGCAGGTataaggtctctctccagtgtgaattctcatgtggataTTAAGGCAGTTTTTCTGTGTAaacctctttccacactgatcacatacaaatggcttctctccagtgtgaattctcatgtgaaccTTAAGACCGTTATTGAATGAGAAACTCTTAACACACAGTtcgcaggtgaaaggcttctctccagtgtgaactctcatgtgaatctTAAGTTTTCCTTTACACGTGAAAcgctttccacactgagggcaggtgaacggcttctctccgatgtgaattttcatgtggacagcgaggtattttttctgtgtaaaactgtttccacactgagggcaggtgaatggcttctctccagtgtgaactctcatgtgagtcTTAAGTCTTCCTTTAGacgtgaaactctttccacactgagggcaggtgaacGACTCCTCTctggtgtgaattctcatgtggacagCAAGgtattttttctgtgtaaaaatgttaccacactgagggcaggtgaatgacttctctctggtgtgaattttcatgtggacagagagGTATTTTTTCTgggtaaaactctttccacactgagggcaggtgaacgacttctctctggtgtgagttctcatgtggacAGTGAggtattttttctttgtaaaaccgtttccacactgagggcatattaattgtttcttttcaatgtgaattttcatgtgagtCTTAAGATCTCCATTTCGtgagaaactcttcccacactgttggcaggtgtaagttTGAGTTTGTGAGGAAGTCTGTGAgcaaataattgatttttcttcagttttgaaATCATGCTGTTTCTCATTCTGATCTTTGTCGTCTGTTTCATTCAGTTCTTGACTCTCCTCATTAAGCGCCATCAGGTCTGAGgtaaaaacagacaaatacaAAGTTAAAACCACAGACATTCTAACATTTAGTCTAGTGCtaacaatcaattaaaaaaactatttcacattaaatgttaaacccgccttggcagaggctatttacactagtTCCACACACAAACGTGTGATAGGGATGGTCAACACTATAAAAGACTGCCAACAATCATCAGCTTCAGTAGCGTAGATGGTAAAGCGTGTACCGTAGTCTTTTTGACGCAATCAACCTGTGTTCCTATCGGCCttttactgaattatttttatcccttttcaaatctcatatcacatcgaaagacatttattttcaataaaatgaaggaaataatcaaattgtcccaataaggtggcatccatttaattattttaattaaaattataatttccactcaatacattattactgcatactgtcttatatttacatgttataatgtattataatactgAGGTCCAGATAATTGAAATTTTTTGCAATAAGTAGTGTAAATAGCAGAaatatcctgctattttaacagtgtaaatagaatctatcaCTATCTggacttagtgtaaatagcatctatcgctaagaaaatatgctattttcacttaatGTAAATAGCCTCTATCGCTATTTACACAGTGCAAATAGCCTCTGCCTTTTtaaatttgactaaaataaacaaagaatttCAAATCACGAGccaatatttaatttacaatagaACATAGATAGCATAACAAATGTTTCAACTatgaaatttcacaattttatacacaaaatgagctcatttaaaatttaatgccAGCTACAGGTCTCAAAATAGTTGGGACGGGGGCATGTTTACCATGGTGTAGCATCTCCTCTTTTCAAAACAGTTTGAAGACGTCTGGGCA comes from the Cyprinus carpio isolate SPL01 chromosome B4, ASM1834038v1, whole genome shotgun sequence genome and includes:
- the LOC109049784 gene encoding gastrula zinc finger protein XlCGF57.1-like isoform X2, encoding MLHHDLMALNEESQELNETDDKDQNEKQHDFKTEEKSIICSQTSSQTQTYTCQQCGKSFSRNGDLKTHMKIHIEKKQLICPQCGNGFTKKKYLTVHMRTHTREKSFTCPQCGKSFTQKKYLSVHMKIHTREKSFTCPQCGNIFTQKKYLAVHMRIHTREESFTCPQCGKSFTSKGRLKTHMRVHTGEKPFTCPQCGNSFTQKKYLAVHMKIHIGEKPFTCPQCGKRFTCKGKLKIHMRVHTGEKPFTCELCVKSFSFNNGLKVHMRIHTGEKPFVCDQCGKRFTQKNCLNIHMRIHTGERPYTCKLCGKSFSFNNGLKVHMINHNEKKPLMCAQCGKSFTQKHCLNAHMRIHTGEKPYTCPQCGKSFRHKGSLKVHIRIHTGEKPFTCKLCGKSFSFSNGLKVHMRTHTGEKPFVCDQCGRSFTENKLLNAHMRIHTGESPFTCELCGKGFTQKENLKNHMKIH
- the LOC109049784 gene encoding gastrula zinc finger protein XlCGF57.1-like isoform X1; translation: MEFIKEESEDMKIEEAFRVKHEDTETQTDLMALNEESQELNETDDKDQNEKQHDFKTEEKSIICSQTSSQTQTYTCQQCGKSFSRNGDLKTHMKIHIEKKQLICPQCGNGFTKKKYLTVHMRTHTREKSFTCPQCGKSFTQKKYLSVHMKIHTREKSFTCPQCGNIFTQKKYLAVHMRIHTREESFTCPQCGKSFTSKGRLKTHMRVHTGEKPFTCPQCGNSFTQKKYLAVHMKIHIGEKPFTCPQCGKRFTCKGKLKIHMRVHTGEKPFTCELCVKSFSFNNGLKVHMRIHTGEKPFVCDQCGKRFTQKNCLNIHMRIHTGERPYTCKLCGKSFSFNNGLKVHMINHNEKKPLMCAQCGKSFTQKHCLNAHMRIHTGEKPYTCPQCGKSFRHKGSLKVHIRIHTGEKPFTCKLCGKSFSFSNGLKVHMRTHTGEKPFVCDQCGRSFTENKLLNAHMRIHTGESPFTCELCGKGFTQKENLKNHMKIH